In Crinalium epipsammum PCC 9333, the genomic window ATACTCTTAAATCTGCTTCAGTAGGTTTGTAAGGTTCTGCACAATGAAGACAAACTCGGCGTACTAAACGTTGAGCAACAATTCCCAACAAAGCATCACTAATTAAACTTGGATCAGGGCCAATATCTTTTAATCTAGGAATAGCGCCTGGAGCATCGTTAGTGTGTAGAGTAGTTAAAACTAAGTGTCCTGTCAATGCCGCGCGTACTGCTGTTTCTGCTGTTTCTTTGTCGCGAATTTCCCCTAACATAATGATGTCTGGGTCTTGGCGCAGAATCGAGCGTAACCCAGCAGCAAAGGTCATTCCTGCTGCTTCATTTACCTGAGTTTGGGTAATGCGTGGCAATACATACTCTACGGGGTCTTCTACTGTAACGACATTTACTTCTTCTGTTGCTACTTCTTGCAAACTGGTATACAGCGTACTGGTTTTACCAGAACCCGTAGGTCCTGTAATAATAATCATTCCTTGCGGTTGCTGTAACCAACCACTGTAAGTTTGCATTGCTTCGGGAGCAAATCCCAATTTATTCATATCAGTAAACGGGTTTTGGCGAGGCAATAAGCGAATTACTACTTTTTCGCCACCAACACAGGGAAGGGTACTTACCCGCAAATCCATACCCTGTTCCGCCTCTTCAGGGCTATTATATTTCTCGCTAATACGTCCATCTTGTGGTCGCCTACTTTCAGCAATGTCCATTTCAGACATAACTTTCAGGGCAACAATCACCTTACGGCTAATTTCTAGAGGAAGTTTGGTAATATCACGTAATACACCATCTATGCGATAGCGGACTCTTAATCCTTCTGTCATTGGCTCTAAGTGGACATCTGAAGCACGGTTACGCAATGCTGCTGCAATTAGGGTTTTAATGCGAGCAATTTGATCAACAGATTGAGAAAGGAATACTTCTGTAACTTCGCTGATATCTTCTTGTTCTTGCTCACGGCTGATAGAATTGATTGATTGAGAACTGCTTTGCAGTTTGGAATCAATTTTTTGGATGTTTTGCCAGGTACTATAACTTTTTTTACTAACGGGAATAATTTTGATCTCAGTTAAGGTGCGATCGCTCAGTTCCCTAATCAACTCTAATTCAACCGCAGTAGGGCTTCCAAGATAGTAGGAGCCACGCCAAAGCAGTAGAGGAATCAACGGTGGTAAAATATTTTTGTCTGGAAAGTGCTTAAAAAAGCGGTAAGTAACTTCCCTGTCAAGTAGTTTTAAGGCTACATTACCCTGCTCGTCTACCAAAGTTTTTAAGGCTTGTTCGCAAGTAATCTCATGATTTCTTAACTTCCGCCAAGCAGAGGTAATATTCTGTGAGGGAGTTTGCATAAAAAATTTTTAGTTAAAAATCCATACCTGACTTAGATCTACCTTAGCGTAGGGTAGTAGAGTTCATGCGATCGCCACTGTTATAGATTCTCCTTACTTTGCGGTTGATGGCTGCAACAATTACTCAGCAAGCATTACATGATATTACATTTGACAAGTTTAAATTAAGTTAACCCTTCATTTAGGGTAAAAATATCTACATATATATATGAATGCTCTTGTGTTCTCAACTTGTCAGGCTAAATTATTGGTAATTCGCTCTCTACAATTTTTAACAGAGTTAGGAATGTCTTAATTACTGATTGTTATATCAACAAAATCCCTCAATAAATTACAATTCCTCCCCAAATATTCGGGGAGGATTGTGGAGGATTAAAACTAATGAATGCGTGCCAAAAGTATATTTTTAAAAGTAGAGTTATTTTGCTAAATTATGCAGTTGTTTACGGATCTCACTAGGAAGATAACTTAAAGCTTTACCTTGCCATCCTTTTGCTCTTTGATATTCCAGCTTCCCACAGTATGTATCGCCTTGATGAATATGCCATCCCCAGTTAGCAGGAATAACTTCATATCCAGATAAACTCTTAACTAAATAACTGGTGATTTGTTCAAGATCTTTTGGAGTAATCATGGTGTTCTGTAACCTTTTGTTATTGTTTAAAAAAGAATCAAAGCATTTGTTATATAACTTCATATTATTTTTTAACTAACTATCTATCCCCATCCTTAAGGCTTATTTAGTCAGGTCTTTAAGGTAGATATGGTTGCTCAAAAAAATAGTAGTAGCTGAAGGGTTAAGTAGGTGGGCGAAAATAAACGTATAATAGATTTAAGA contains:
- a CDS encoding GspE/PulE family protein encodes the protein MQTPSQNITSAWRKLRNHEITCEQALKTLVDEQGNVALKLLDREVTYRFFKHFPDKNILPPLIPLLLWRGSYYLGSPTAVELELIRELSDRTLTEIKIIPVSKKSYSTWQNIQKIDSKLQSSSQSINSISREQEQEDISEVTEVFLSQSVDQIARIKTLIAAALRNRASDVHLEPMTEGLRVRYRIDGVLRDITKLPLEISRKVIVALKVMSEMDIAESRRPQDGRISEKYNSPEEAEQGMDLRVSTLPCVGGEKVVIRLLPRQNPFTDMNKLGFAPEAMQTYSGWLQQPQGMIIITGPTGSGKTSTLYTSLQEVATEEVNVVTVEDPVEYVLPRITQTQVNEAAGMTFAAGLRSILRQDPDIIMLGEIRDKETAETAVRAALTGHLVLTTLHTNDAPGAIPRLKDIGPDPSLISDALLGIVAQRLVRRVCLHCAEPYKPTEADLRVLGLDPKYANRDTWKRGKGCPKCFNSGYWGREAIVELLNVDETVREIIYDGSMTQLNRYLKEINFVSFRISAIEKITTGATTIEEVLRVLPLSTFSRNRKLSPSPTIEQFSSTIKN